The following coding sequences lie in one Glycine max cultivar Williams 82 chromosome 19, Glycine_max_v4.0, whole genome shotgun sequence genomic window:
- the LOC102660582 gene encoding germin-like protein subfamily 1 member 7, with amino-acid sequence MKVVYFLVAILALTSSLVSAYDPSPLQDFCVAAKEKDGVFVNGKFCKDPKLVKAEDFFRHVEPGKTDNPVGSNVTQVFVDQLPGLNTLGIALARIDFAPKGLNAPHTHPRGTEILIVLEGTLYVGFVTSNQDGNRLFTKVLNKGDVFVFPIGLIHFQLNVGYGNAVAIAGLSSQNPGAITIANALFKANPPISSEVLTKAFQVDKTIIDYLQKQSWYDNNN; translated from the exons ATGAAAGTTGTGTACTTCCTTGTTGCCATCTTGGCTTTGACATCCTCTCTTGTCTCTGCCTATGATCCTAGTCCTCTGCAAGATTTCTGTGTGGCAGCCAAAGAAAAAGATGGTG TGTTTGTGAACGGGAAATTTTGCAAGGACCCTAAGCTTGTCAAAGCTGAAGATTTCTTCAGACATGTAGAACCGGGGAAGACTGACAACCCAGTAGGTTCAAACGTGACTCAGGTGTTTGTTGATCAACTACCGGGACTAAACACGCTTGGCATAGCTTTGGCTCGCATAGATTTTGCACCAAAGGGTTTGAACGCTCCCCACACTCACCCTCGCGGCACTGAGATCCTTATAGTCCTTGAGGGTACTCTTTATGTTGGATTTGTGACTTCCAATCAAGATGGAAATCGCCTCTTCACCAAAGTGCTGAACAAGGGTGATGTGTTTGTGTTCCCAATTGGTCTGATTCATTTCCAATTGAATGTGGGATATGGCAATGCTGTTGCCATTGCTGGCCTTAGCAGTCAAAATCCAGGAGCTATCACTATTGCAAATGCTTTGTTTAAAGCTAATCCGCCTATTTCTTCTGAGGTTCTCACCAAAGCTTTCCAGGTGGACAAGACTATAATCGATTATCTTCAAAAGCAATCTTGGTACGACAACAATAACTAA